From the genome of Bactrocera oleae isolate idBacOlea1 chromosome 2, idBacOlea1, whole genome shotgun sequence, one region includes:
- the LOC138855699 gene encoding uncharacterized protein isoform X2 encodes MKCSVAGCSTDYMKNPLKKTFYGFPTNEAVAVKWVLFCQQPKEFNHKSFAMRLKIKRGAVPTIRRISTTIREQRIKRREQKQIVNDLLRKYNQEQKAKMKLADSEFDEICSTQAAKGSAPITNDINDKEDSVEEMEKIVSEFDEIPMPQATQGLRSVTKNTNDKDDSVERIELIAGGFDEICSTRATQGSRSVKFAKISELTTNNDKEEEAMLENGIRNDIKFEEVMVGNNMDYPVNVFEEVDELREQIKLLRKDNICQRRINKGLSKKLEKWKKLNIEKDIRYANRISRVHVQLKKKTQECQNLEEKLNAIFTCGQINKMKSLKSNYQWDEEDIAKSLILYRSSGKTYKLLYDNGFPLPSVRTLQRRIFSHKIDTNKDANETENTISTENIIDIMDSENINDPINIIDPENIIETENIIETENIIESENVIAPESIIDPVNIISDIHMNDQTFAEYAIMINIA; translated from the exons atgaaatgttcAGTGGCAGGATGTAGCACCGATTATATGAAGAATCCATTGAAAAAAACTTTCTATGGTTTTCCAACCAACGAAGCCGTTGCCGTAAAATGGGTTTTATTTTGCCAGCAACCAAAAGAATTTAACCATAAGA gttTTGCAATGCGACTGAAAATAAAACGTGGTGCGGTGCCAACTATTCGTCGAATCTCAACAACAATACGGGAGCAACGTATTAAACGGagggaacaaaaacaaattgtcaaTGATCTATTGCGAAAGTATAACCAAGAACAGAAAG CGAAAATGAAATTAGCTGATAGTGAATTTGACGAAATATGCAGCACTCAAGCCGCCAAAGGCTCAGCGCCAATTACAAACGATATAAATGACAAAGAAGACTCTGTAGAGGAAATGGAGAAAATTGTCAGTGAATTTGACGAAATACCGATGCCTCAAGCTACCCAAGGCTTAAGGTCAGTTACAAAGAATACAAATGACAAAGATGACTCAGTTGAGCGAATAGAGTTAATTGCTGGTGGATTTGACGAAATATGCAGCACTCGAGCTACCCAAGGTTCAAGGTCAGTTAAATTCGCTAAGATATCGGAATTAACTACAAATAATGATAAAGAAGAAGAGGCAATGTTGGAAAACGGTATCCGCAATGATATTAAGTTTGAGGAAGTGATGGTAGGGAATAATATGGACTATCCAGTTAATGTGTTTGAGGAAGTGGATGAGCTGCGTGAACAAAT CAAACTTTTGCGTAAAGATAATATTTGTCAGCGCCGAATTAATAAGGGATTGTCCAAGAAGCTTGAAAAGTGgaagaaattaaatatagagAAGGATATTCGTTATGCTAACAGGATTAGTAGGGTGCATGtgcaattaaaaaagaaaactcaGGAATGCCAAAATCTAGAGGAAAAGCTAAATGCTATTTTCACCTGTgggcaaattaataaaatgaaatcctTAAAATCTAATTATCAATGGGATGAGGAGGATATTGCCAAATCCTTAATTCTATATAGATCAAGTGGCAAAACGTATAAGTTGCTTTACGATAATGGTTTCCCTCTGCCATCAGTACGTACTTTACAGAGACGGATTTTTAGTCATAAAATCGACACAAACAAAGATGCAAATGAAACAGAAAACACAATTTCAACAGAAAACATAATTGATATAATGGATTCAGAGAATATAAATGAtccaataaatataattgacccagaaaatataattgaaacagAAAACATAATTGAAACAGAGAATATAATCGAATCAGAGAATGTAATTGCACCGGAAAGCATAATTGATCCAGTAAATATAATTTCGGATATTCATATGAACGATCAAACATTCGCTGAATATGCAATTATGATAAATATagcttaa
- the LOC138856994 gene encoding uncharacterized protein, with amino-acid sequence MDWPTEKLLRLIELFKNTRCLWDPQDRNYKKSNIKDKAWNNISDELGRNAIEIKKKMESLLASYRRERKKYELALSGSHADTGYISKWFAFNAMSFMSKRSFDKRPLHDIHHDPLDEILQDSSHSQDFYEVNSKRIRPNREESRRRSATFDVAQPATNKEKECTNCINRSAAEFKRRDASDIFGEYVSTKHRKYSDHVKNVIEHQIAQILFDADMGLYNPGTTTTVTISAQSPIVETDTGGTSEIIYEK; translated from the exons ATGGATTGGCCAACGGAAAAACTGTTACGACTCATTGAGCTTTTTAAAAACACGCGCTGCCTTTGGGATCCTCAGGATAGAAACTATAAGAAAAGTAATATTAAAGACAAGGCTTGGAATAACATCAGCGATGAGTTGGGAAGGAATGCCATTGAGATTAAGAAAAAGATGGAATCGCTCCTTGCTTCGTATCGTCGAGAgcgtaaaaaatatgaattagcTTTAAGTGGTTCCCATGCGGACACGGGGTATATTTCAAAGTGGTTCGCGTTTAATGCCATGAGTTTTATGTCCAAGAGATCATTTGATAAGAGACCCTTACAcgatata CATCATGATCCTTTGGACGAAATCTTACAAGATAGTTCTCACAGTCAGGACTTCTATGAGGTTAATTCTAAGCGTATAAGACCAAATAGGGAAGAAAGCCGACGAAGAAGTGCAACATTTGATGTGGCACAGCCTGCAACCAATAAAGAAAAAGAGTGTACAAACTGTATTAACAGGAGTGCTGCCGAATTCAAAAGACGAGATGCTAGTGATATATTCGGAGAATATGTTTCTACGAAGCATCGAAAATATAGTGATCATGTCAAAAATGTTATAGAACATCAAATTGCACAAATCTTGTTTGACGCAGATATGGGTCTCTACAATCCCGGCACAACGACGACAGTTACGATATCCGCCCAATCGCCGATTGTGGAAACGGACACAGGAGGCACTTCGGAAATCATTTATGAAAAATAG
- the Mkk4 gene encoding dual specificity mitogen-activated protein kinase kinase 4 isoform X1 produces the protein MAERPSNLFAGGSSRPRNPPSELNLGSFNGRQPPSFSSTSSGSASSNLSTSSASSSSSHNLVQRFCAPPAPAPVVAPVAPVAPPVATTNNQERTRERIKQQACGKLLIDEECYHFTSDDLTDLGEIGRGAFGTVNKMIFKEGKVMAVKRIRSTVDEKEQKQLLMDLEVVMNSNECPYIVQFYGALFKEGDCWICMELMDTSLDKFYKYIYERKQQRIPESILAKITVATVQALNYLKEELSIIHRDVKPSNILLHRRGDIKLCDFGICGKLVDSIAETKDAGCRPYMAPERIDPERAKGYDVRSDVWSLGITLMEVATGLFPYPKWDSVFEQLYQVVKGDPPRLQTSYNGMEFSQEFVDFVNTCLNKDERERPKYGPLLEMPFILRGQRSHTDVAVYVTDILEKMVKDGITEFTTNQPAES, from the exons atGGCCGAACGTCCAAGTAATCTTTTTGCGG gtGGAAGTAGCCGTCCTCGCAATCCGCCAAGTGAATTGAATTTGGGTAGTTTTAATGGTCGCCAACCACCTTCATTTTCGTCAACTTCATCCGGTTCAGCTTCGTCCAATTTGTCTACATCGTCTGCCTCCAGTTCCtcttcacacaatttggtgCAACGATTTTGTGCACCACCAGCACCGGCCCCTGTAGTGGCACCGGTAGCACCGGTAGCACCGccagttgcaacaacaaacaatcaag AACGCACCCGCGAACGCATTAAACAACAAGCCTGCGGAAAGCTACTCATCGATGAAGAATGCTATCACTTTACTTCGGACGATTTAACCGATCTTGGTGAAATTGGTCGCGGAGCATTTGGCACTGTAAACAAGATGATCTTTAAAGAAGGCAAAGTAATGGCTGTGAAACGCATACGATCCACTGTCGATGagaaagaacaaaaacaattgtTAATGGATTTGGAAGTGGTGATGAATTCAAACGAATGTCCCTACATAGTGCAGTTTTATGGTGCGCTCTTTAAGGAAGGTGATTGCTGGATATGCATGGAATTAATGGATACCTCATTGGataaattctataaatatatttacgaaCGTAAACAACAACGTATACCAGAGTCGATATTAGCTAAAATTACTGTGGCCACTGTGCAAGCGTTAAACTACTTAAAGGAAGAATTATCGATTATTCATCGTGATGTTAAACCAAGCAATATTTTATTGCATCGCCGTGGCGATATCAAACTGTGTGATTTCGGTATTTGTGGCAAATTAGTGGACTCGATTGCGGAGACCAAGGATGCCGGTTGTAGGCCATATATGGCG CCTGAACGCATTGATCCCGAGCGCGCTAAGGGCTACGATGTACGTAGTGATGTCTGGTCGTTGGGTATAACGTTGATGGAGGTCGCTACCGGTTTGTTTCCCTATCCGAAATGGGATTCAGTTTTCGAACAGTTGTATCAA GTTGTGAAAGGTGATCCGCCACGCCTACAGACTTCCTACAATGGCATGGAGTTTTCACAGGAATTTGTAGATTTTGTGAATACTTG TTTAAATAAAGATGAGAGAGAACGACCCAAGTACGGTCCATTGTTGGAAATGCCTTTCATATTGCGTGGCCAGCGCAGTCACACCGATGTAGCTGTTTACGTAACGGATATTTTGGAGAAAATGGTCAAAGATGGCATAACTGAGTTCACAACAAATCAACCCGCTGAAAGTTAA
- the Mkk4 gene encoding dual specificity mitogen-activated protein kinase kinase 4 isoform X2 has product MAERPSNLFAERTRERIKQQACGKLLIDEECYHFTSDDLTDLGEIGRGAFGTVNKMIFKEGKVMAVKRIRSTVDEKEQKQLLMDLEVVMNSNECPYIVQFYGALFKEGDCWICMELMDTSLDKFYKYIYERKQQRIPESILAKITVATVQALNYLKEELSIIHRDVKPSNILLHRRGDIKLCDFGICGKLVDSIAETKDAGCRPYMAPERIDPERAKGYDVRSDVWSLGITLMEVATGLFPYPKWDSVFEQLYQVVKGDPPRLQTSYNGMEFSQEFVDFVNTCLNKDERERPKYGPLLEMPFILRGQRSHTDVAVYVTDILEKMVKDGITEFTTNQPAES; this is encoded by the exons atGGCCGAACGTCCAAGTAATCTTTTTGCGG AACGCACCCGCGAACGCATTAAACAACAAGCCTGCGGAAAGCTACTCATCGATGAAGAATGCTATCACTTTACTTCGGACGATTTAACCGATCTTGGTGAAATTGGTCGCGGAGCATTTGGCACTGTAAACAAGATGATCTTTAAAGAAGGCAAAGTAATGGCTGTGAAACGCATACGATCCACTGTCGATGagaaagaacaaaaacaattgtTAATGGATTTGGAAGTGGTGATGAATTCAAACGAATGTCCCTACATAGTGCAGTTTTATGGTGCGCTCTTTAAGGAAGGTGATTGCTGGATATGCATGGAATTAATGGATACCTCATTGGataaattctataaatatatttacgaaCGTAAACAACAACGTATACCAGAGTCGATATTAGCTAAAATTACTGTGGCCACTGTGCAAGCGTTAAACTACTTAAAGGAAGAATTATCGATTATTCATCGTGATGTTAAACCAAGCAATATTTTATTGCATCGCCGTGGCGATATCAAACTGTGTGATTTCGGTATTTGTGGCAAATTAGTGGACTCGATTGCGGAGACCAAGGATGCCGGTTGTAGGCCATATATGGCG CCTGAACGCATTGATCCCGAGCGCGCTAAGGGCTACGATGTACGTAGTGATGTCTGGTCGTTGGGTATAACGTTGATGGAGGTCGCTACCGGTTTGTTTCCCTATCCGAAATGGGATTCAGTTTTCGAACAGTTGTATCAA GTTGTGAAAGGTGATCCGCCACGCCTACAGACTTCCTACAATGGCATGGAGTTTTCACAGGAATTTGTAGATTTTGTGAATACTTG TTTAAATAAAGATGAGAGAGAACGACCCAAGTACGGTCCATTGTTGGAAATGCCTTTCATATTGCGTGGCCAGCGCAGTCACACCGATGTAGCTGTTTACGTAACGGATATTTTGGAGAAAATGGTCAAAGATGGCATAACTGAGTTCACAACAAATCAACCCGCTGAAAGTTAA
- the LOC138855699 gene encoding uncharacterized protein isoform X1, with protein MKCSVAGCSTDYMKNPLKKTFYGFPTNEAVAVKWVLFCQQPKEFNHKSKFICSDHFKDDDFLNIRQYKMGFAMRLKIKRGAVPTIRRISTTIREQRIKRREQKQIVNDLLRKYNQEQKAKMKLADSEFDEICSTQAAKGSAPITNDINDKEDSVEEMEKIVSEFDEIPMPQATQGLRSVTKNTNDKDDSVERIELIAGGFDEICSTRATQGSRSVKFAKISELTTNNDKEEEAMLENGIRNDIKFEEVMVGNNMDYPVNVFEEVDELREQIKLLRKDNICQRRINKGLSKKLEKWKKLNIEKDIRYANRISRVHVQLKKKTQECQNLEEKLNAIFTCGQINKMKSLKSNYQWDEEDIAKSLILYRSSGKTYKLLYDNGFPLPSVRTLQRRIFSHKIDTNKDANETENTISTENIIDIMDSENINDPINIIDPENIIETENIIETENIIESENVIAPESIIDPVNIISDIHMNDQTFAEYAIMINIA; from the exons atgaaatgttcAGTGGCAGGATGTAGCACCGATTATATGAAGAATCCATTGAAAAAAACTTTCTATGGTTTTCCAACCAACGAAGCCGTTGCCGTAAAATGGGTTTTATTTTGCCAGCAACCAAAAGAATTTAACCATAAGAGTAAGTTTATTTGCAGCGACCACTTTAAAGATGATGACTTCCTAAATATTAGACAATATAAAATGg gttTTGCAATGCGACTGAAAATAAAACGTGGTGCGGTGCCAACTATTCGTCGAATCTCAACAACAATACGGGAGCAACGTATTAAACGGagggaacaaaaacaaattgtcaaTGATCTATTGCGAAAGTATAACCAAGAACAGAAAG CGAAAATGAAATTAGCTGATAGTGAATTTGACGAAATATGCAGCACTCAAGCCGCCAAAGGCTCAGCGCCAATTACAAACGATATAAATGACAAAGAAGACTCTGTAGAGGAAATGGAGAAAATTGTCAGTGAATTTGACGAAATACCGATGCCTCAAGCTACCCAAGGCTTAAGGTCAGTTACAAAGAATACAAATGACAAAGATGACTCAGTTGAGCGAATAGAGTTAATTGCTGGTGGATTTGACGAAATATGCAGCACTCGAGCTACCCAAGGTTCAAGGTCAGTTAAATTCGCTAAGATATCGGAATTAACTACAAATAATGATAAAGAAGAAGAGGCAATGTTGGAAAACGGTATCCGCAATGATATTAAGTTTGAGGAAGTGATGGTAGGGAATAATATGGACTATCCAGTTAATGTGTTTGAGGAAGTGGATGAGCTGCGTGAACAAAT CAAACTTTTGCGTAAAGATAATATTTGTCAGCGCCGAATTAATAAGGGATTGTCCAAGAAGCTTGAAAAGTGgaagaaattaaatatagagAAGGATATTCGTTATGCTAACAGGATTAGTAGGGTGCATGtgcaattaaaaaagaaaactcaGGAATGCCAAAATCTAGAGGAAAAGCTAAATGCTATTTTCACCTGTgggcaaattaataaaatgaaatcctTAAAATCTAATTATCAATGGGATGAGGAGGATATTGCCAAATCCTTAATTCTATATAGATCAAGTGGCAAAACGTATAAGTTGCTTTACGATAATGGTTTCCCTCTGCCATCAGTACGTACTTTACAGAGACGGATTTTTAGTCATAAAATCGACACAAACAAAGATGCAAATGAAACAGAAAACACAATTTCAACAGAAAACATAATTGATATAATGGATTCAGAGAATATAAATGAtccaataaatataattgacccagaaaatataattgaaacagAAAACATAATTGAAACAGAGAATATAATCGAATCAGAGAATGTAATTGCACCGGAAAGCATAATTGATCCAGTAAATATAATTTCGGATATTCATATGAACGATCAAACATTCGCTGAATATGCAATTATGATAAATATagcttaa